The window ATCAACAGATGCGTCGATTCATCTCCCCGAATAAGAAGCGTTGATTAAACGGATCGACTCCTCAATGATCCAGTCGCTTGCTCGGATTGAACCTTTTGTCCTCCGAACTAAAGACACCAAATTCATCGAAGATCGATCGCTCGATCATCAATGAACTGGGGGGGGACTTACTGTTGGGGATGGATTTaacccatccacaaagcccatcgaacaAAGGGCCCAATCCAGCAGATCGAGTCGGCCTCGGCTCGGAAGCCGATTCTCGAGGTATCGGCTTAGCCAGGAAATGCTGTTAGTCGAAGCGGAGAGCAAACGGAGCGGGACCAATCGACTAAGCGGCTCAGAGCGAGCATCTCCTAGTCAGGCCCGAAAGGCCGACAAGGCCCAATCGGTAAAAGGAGATTAGGTTAAGGTAATCGAACAgagtataaaaggagaggaaagcaaaggagaaaggcatcgacacttagctacacaaacttagcggcgagattagggtttatcatccgtacaatcatctctctgctatttgtacttttccggtttaagctctcacgagctccggcttgcttttactttctccacctttgtaacatcatctcgaaatctaataaacgcctctgttcgacccatttttagttttgtttactTCACCCGAGACCAAACTCACCTTAAACATAAAGATGAAAGCTTTTTAGTCGGAATATAACAGTTTATTCAAGTAAAGCATGAGAAATGTAACAGAGGGAACCAAAGGAGGAAACTTTGAATCAACTCAATGTATGATCATATAAATGAAAAATgtgtcttttatttatttacacaaAACAAAGAAAGGGACTAATACATTCACGAGTCAGTGAGACATTCACGAGTAATTCACAAGAAGTCACTGAACAAACCCACAAACAAGCTAAAATTTTACCTGTCTTCCAAAAACAGCTTAAGTTCTGCAGTGGTTGCCTTGTTAGATGCTTCTCTAATTTCTCCAACCTACAAAACCCATTTTCCAAATTAAACAATTGAAGATAACAAAGCTATAAAATAAAGTTTCTAGCATAAGAGTTACAATATTGGACGCTGGGTTTCTAAGCGGAGATATGAAGAAAAAGCAAAAGAAATGTTACTGAAGAAGACAGGCAAGGCAAAAGCTGAGTCGAGTCCAGCTACTAGTGTAGTGTGTGTGAATAAATAATATCGATGGtttatcttacaattttaaCCGGTTTATATTGATAGTTTATCTTAAGATGTTAACCGGTTTAAATGTCCGTCCTGAGCTGAGACTTTTTATGAAACTAAATTAACGTAGTCCACAGTCGCTGGTTGTAcgcaaaaacaaataaaaaaaggttTCTTGAATGGTTTTAATTTATTGTCCTCAGTTGGTTTTGGTTTGGACCGGTTTACAACCTATAACGTTGGAAAGGTGATCAGTTACCGAATCCCAGAGACCCAGGAAGAAAATTTTACAATTTGAACAGTTagcaaatcaaaaaaaaaaaaaagcactcATTTGATCATCTGATTCTGTTATAAGAAATGAACAAGATTCTTCTGTTTCTTAAGAGATCAATGCAACAACTTGGGAGATTTGTGTTCAGTGACGGCTAGTTGACCCGCGAATAGGAGGCTTGTTGGCCATGACTTGAACCCCCAAATCTCTGAAATAGTGAACCAAAACAGCTCTGCAACACGAAGAGAAACAGTAACACTTATTGCATGTGATTCTTAGATTTAAACACAACAAGTAGAGTATATAGAAAAACAGAACAACACCTGTATTCTGTGAGGTACAGTGACCCAGAAATCAGAATTTGGGATTACCTGTATTAATAAGGTATCAATCAGTACATGAGAAAAATCTCACAAAATATGTAAGGGAGTTAGTGAAAACATACTTCTATGCCACGGATTCCAAGGGAGAAATAGCGATATAATGCACCACCCAGCAGATAAGCTCCGAATAAACATAAGATACTGAAAAAAGATCAGAACAATTACATTAAGTTCCTAAACATATTCCAATAGCCAATCctgtataagaaaaaaatgatgtGCTCACATGATTACTAAGGTACTAAACAAGCCCCATCCACTACCATGGCCTGATATAGCTACTGCACAACCTGAAGGATGTCGCATCTCAGTAGCCTGCCAGTGAATCAAGTTCCCAAATTTTAGTTgtatgaatgaatgaatgagaGAAACAAGATAATATCTTAACTAAACAGCTCTAGCGTGAAAAGTTAAGCCAAACAGAAACCAAAGTCTTAACTACTTGTCATGCCATTactttcttaaatatttttgtttttactccTACATACTCTACAGCTCACTGTCTCTGACAATGCAGAATAAGCTTCGGATGGTAATTTTACAGCTATTGGAAAAAGAGCAAGTTGATGAGTTACTGGACACTCACGTAATCACAGGTACCAGATTTCGTTAAAGTGAATGGTCCCTGAGAAATAGAAAAGTTGAATGAGGTATTACTTATTAGGTACTAGAAACTGATCAAAGTCAAAGAAACGTCTGATTATACAAATCCTTACATCAACTTTATTTTTCTGGCAGATAACAGAAACTGAAAGTGAGCAATTTGGGTTACTACTTCCAGCTAACATCTTAACAGTGATGCCTTTGCCAGGATCCTCTTTATCTACagtattcaaaacaaaaatctcTGAGACAGTATTGCCATATAGTTGTTGCATGAAAAAGTTGGGAGAAAACAATTAAAAGATTCCATCAGTCCAAAAGGTTAAAGAAAAATGGTTTCTATTTTGACACAAACATAACTTAAAACCTTACCAATAACATCAACTTTTGAGCTTGAGGCATGCCCAAGAGAAGTGCATACATCATATCCTGCAAATGATAAGAGCAGAAAATCAAAAGAATCGCATTGTATGCAATACATACACCTTATCAAATTTTCTACTCAGAGCCTCGTAAGATACATTAGAATCACATGCTCTGTAGTTTTTTACCTCTTACATTTTCTGACAAGAGTGCACTACACGATGTTCCACAGTGTGATGGACCTCCACAATCCTAAAAGGAAAGTCACAGAgattgagatttaaaaaaatagaaactcgGTTTGATCAAGACAATGGGAATTGACCAAAAACCTTACTTGGCAACCAACACATCGAGGAGGGTCGTGATTGAATATAAGCAAGTCACAAAGCTGCTCCACAAGAAAGTTTTTACAATCATAAATCACACTGGTCTAAAGGGCAGTAAGAACAACCACCTAAAGTCAAAGACTTTCCTAAAAATAATATCTTGTGTCTTTCCTAACAGCATATAATGATACAGAAACAAAGTGTAAACCTGATGTAGAGAGGACAACCTGAAACCAAAGCACGGTACTGTTCGCTTCCACTCTATAAAACCTGAATCATCAACCCAATCACACTTGCGTTTAGTATAAGCACAAGATCGAAAAGAATGtaaaaaaactgaaactttATGGGATTTGAAGAGTACCCATCTTCGCTGAGAGCACCGTGAGGGTGATTCTTAACCGAAGAAGCTAAATTGAAATCAAAGACCTTGTTGCGTCGACTGAATCTGAACTCGCATTGAGAGTTAGCTCCGAAGGGGATAAGGACGAGAGCGATGAGGAGAATCTTTGGGATCCAGAGCGTCTCCGCCATGTCCGTGGATCTcgacggagaagaagaagaagagatgattGCTCGTCACGGTTGCAGTCCCGGTCGCTCTTCTTCGATTTACATCAGCCGTTGATTCAGATTTTCACTTGCACCCCTCAACTATGTTACTTCTTACGAATAAGCACCGTAACTTTTGTGTCGAgagattttattatttgaaaagccTGGATGGTTGGTTATAATATGGGCTTATATTGATGACAATCAGACCCTCGAACGGCCCAGTTAAAACTGAGTCGAAGAAACTGGTCCATTAGGAATGGCATCTCActaaaattctcaaaatattagtataaactagggctgttcaatacggtaaaaccgaaccgaaccgtaatagacaatatggtttggttttggtatatactatataaaccgaatggatataattttataaaaactgtaggatttggatatggtttggtatataaccgattaaaccgaataaaccgaacaaaactgATTAAatgtagaaacatgtaaatatgtatttattttataacaatacatgaaaatctatttgttacataagttaaatttgtgttaataactattacaataattttatagtaataaaaaaccttaatttgtgaaacacttgaactataactaaataacaatacatcgcaaacgcaattcagacatcttattttataagtttttttttatctttttgttttattttagtcttcactaaattaatatgaagattataaatttgatggacaataattaacggaaaattttcaattgaaaaaaatatgactttaataaacactaaatatggaagagtggaaaaacttttctttcatgtttttgttttgtttcatattttttttttcaaaatttcaagctttgattttagttatagatttgattattttatttgatggtagaagtatttttacttttttgtttatttatttgaacacgtaatatatttttaataaatgacggtgttgacaatatgactctaaaattcatataatatgatctcaaacaaaataattatgttttttggtataaaaccgaataaaccgaaaaccgacggtatataaaccgaaccgaaccgaagtaaatatggatttagaatggtagttatcttttactaaccgaaataccgaaaaccgaaaaaaccgaaccgaaaccgaaccgatatccggattgaacacccctagtataaactaataaattagtacaaaatatttataaaaaaaactaataaacatTTCAATTTATATATATCCTTTTTATATTGATCTAATGATCTTGTACTTTGTTATAAAATGTTCCTAATATCAATATATTgatttgtcaaaaaaataaattagtacTTAATAGTATATGTCAAAATCATCAAATTCTTAGACTAAGTAtcttaaatgaaaaaaatgatataatattttcataacttTAAAATACCCACAGTTAAATATGAATATTTCCATTAAAATGCTTTCATGGTCTTTTTTCCCATTAAAACTGAATTCCATTAATATAGCAATGAACATTACATTAGCATAGCAAATCATAACTTCTTATTACACGGTTTATCAACTCATCTTATCACCATAAAAATTCAGTTAAAAACAAATACGGCAGGAAAGTACAAATACTGCACTAGAGTGGTGAAGACGAGTTGGTCGGCCGCTCCGTTATGGAGGTATATACGGCGGCGACGTAGTATGATCACATAGTGGTCGGCCGCTTCCACATGTCGACTTGACTCCGTTGAAATGATTTTATGGTCTAACATCAGATTTTTTACTGTCTTAgaaacatttaatattttttaaatattttaaaagttataaaagtTAGTGAAAATTATCAAAACAAAACGAACCAGACTGTAACCGAAATAATCAAATTGTTACCAGTTTCCACTgatatctttattattaaaccaaactgaaacctatttaaaattcttaacttttcaaaattatatctgaattatgttaaaaataaataaaaaagaagaagattgaagTTGCCAGGTGAacttttaagtatttatattttgatacaATATATTTGGTATCAAAATATACTACCGAAATCATAGATTACATCATGGAAGAGATGTCAACACAAATCATAAGGCATAATCTCTTTGTTGTATAGTGATATTCTTATAATCGTTGAAAAATAGTCTTTTCAATGTTTAGTTCTTACGGTAGAATAAAAAAAGTAGATTCcaaaccaaaaaatatatttatatttaaattggAATTGGAATAAAATCAATGTAATACAACAAAGAGAATTAGTGTTTATAATGCGACAAAACTTTAAAATTCGCAAGAAAGATTAATAGAGTTGATACTCTAATAATAAAGAATTCTCAAAGAGAATCATCAGCTATTTCATGTGTTATATTATTTTCCACATTAGTATAACCaagttattttttgtattttcataatTCTGTACGTTACGATCTAATTAACAAATTTTagtcgttaaaaaaaaaaaacaagaaaatctgCAGGCCTATtgataaccaaacaaaaagtcTGATCCAAACTTAACATTATGGGCCGTCAAACTTTTGGCCCAGTTAAAACCTAATGAGTTCCCCCTAATTCTCCAAAACGGCGCCGTCTTCGCTTTTTCTTCCTCGTCTCTCTGTTCCCTGAACTATATCCCAAAGAATCTGCCAGATCACTCCGTCGCTTAAAAACCCTAAAAATCTCTCCGCCGTCTAATCCAAATTCGCTTAACCATGGCGACACCGAACCTAGAGTGCCGCATGTACGAAGCCAAGTACCCGGAGGTAGACATGGCGGTGATGATCCAGGTCAAATCCATCGCCGACATGGGAGCCTACGTGTCGCTCCTCGAGTACAACAACACCGAAGGCATGATCCTCTTCTCCGAGCTCTCCCGCCGCCGGATCCGGAGCGTCAGCAGCTTGATCAAGGTCGGGAAAATCGAGCCCGTCATGGTCCTGCGTGTCGACAAGGAGAGGGGGTACATTGATCTGAGCAAACGCAGGGTTAGCGAGGAGGATATTCAGACTTGCGAGGAGAGGTATAACAAGAGCAAGCTCGTTCATTCTATCATGCGCCATGTTGCTGAGACTCTTTCTCTTGACTTGGAGGTACATAAAGATTGAATCTTTAGTGATATTGATTATGCATGTAATGTAAAGTAGGTACCTTTGTGTGGTGATGCTGAGACTTGAAACTGTTATGCTGTGTAAAGTAGTTACCTCTGTGGGCTTGAGACTGTTATATAGTGTAAAGGAGCTACCTTTGTGTGTGATGCTGAGACTTGAAACTGTTATATTGTGTAAAGTAGCTACGTTTGTGTGGTGAATGGTGATAATTTGATTGTGCAAGTTATGCATCTAAGGTACCTTTGTGTGGTGATGCTGAGACTTGAAACTGTTATACTGTGTAAAGTAGTTACCTCTGTGGGCTTGAGACCGTTATAGTGTTATATAGTGTAAACTAGCCACCTTTGTGTGGTGATGTTGAGGCTTGGAACTGTTATATAGTAGCTACCTTTGTGTGGTGATTCTGAGGCTTGAAACTGTTATATAGTGTAAAGGAGCTACCATTGTGTGGTGATGCCGAGTCTTTTAACTGTTGTGTAGCCTATAGTAGCTACCTTTGTGGTGATGCTGAGGCTTGAGACTGTTATATTGTGTGA is drawn from Brassica rapa cultivar Chiifu-401-42 chromosome A05, CAAS_Brap_v3.01, whole genome shotgun sequence and contains these coding sequences:
- the LOC103866960 gene encoding uncharacterized protein LOC103866960 isoform X2, whose translation is MGFIEWKRTVPCFGFRLSSLHQLCDLLIFNHDPPRCVGCQDCGGPSHCGTSCSALLSENVRGYDVCTSLGHASSSKVDVIDKEDPGKGITVKMLAGSSNPNCSLSVSVICQKNKVDGPFTLTKSGTCDYATEMRHPSGCAVAISGHGSGWGLFSTLVIIILCLFGAYLLGGALYRYFSLGIRGIEVIPNSDFWVTVPHRIQSCFGSLFQRFGGSSHGQQASYSRVN
- the LOC103866960 gene encoding uncharacterized protein LOC103866960 isoform X1, whose amino-acid sequence is MAETLWIPKILLIALVLIPFGANSQCEFRFSRRNKVFDFNLASSVKNHPHGALSEDGFYRVEANSTVLWFQLCDLLIFNHDPPRCVGCQDCGGPSHCGTSCSALLSENVRGYDVCTSLGHASSSKVDVIDKEDPGKGITVKMLAGSSNPNCSLSVSVICQKNKVDGPFTLTKSGTCDYATEMRHPSGCAVAISGHGSGWGLFSTLVIIILCLFGAYLLGGALYRYFSLGIRGIEVIPNSDFWVTVPHRIQSCFGSLFQRFGGSSHGQQASYSRVN